From Vitis vinifera cultivar Pinot Noir 40024 chromosome 14, ASM3070453v1, a single genomic window includes:
- the LOC104881641 gene encoding uncharacterized protein LOC104881641 isoform X5 — protein MRSHISLNWDDNKKRVVAKREQIAISWRDLSPFINSVPHCPNILADIWAIPPEIFELKGLTEVLSFEVWQTHLSEKERDLLTQFLPSGLDGQQVVQALLAGDNFHFGNPFLKWGASLCSGDLHPDAVLSKEQCLKTNKKAYYLELQKYHNDNIANLQKWKERWAICKDPEKEIVQNIWSRSKKHADESGFHDSEENLAATSESCSWAADEKACSSDNQNSSRKDGELQKGKDLMKDKCKSPVAASNGLKVVTRTRKRVKFSKLNIHYGDGAKYMSYIKISKKQHQLVKSMKQSGNSIQPRSLNRVLGDLDSFHIRPYEVFEEEEKRKFHEHWSQLATRDLPAAFANRGKKQLQRRQMTQSLALEMEERLKPLVEDDEKEGPDSILQEQEDNGATDHEPTMDDDDKPVPDSNQNQTIQPIPLLNDNLEFGPMDMDPENNHVVSKLDDDSPSEKSEGSGNLSPEDVAVSQGLPLSSGCDVRSAFSMPDAYYGSTSLNHEYTSTRESSLGHSHIIEQPSCLIDLESEMHKEGSGKDLLHRESNHGPFFSPYPNPDRSGLLQSFMKGQGMLPYHHEQEQTVLDFHPTTNVLIETGQFPGHLQEQLQLTLPLEQRQKRQDEIYMHQNMQENMYSDVGRYSIPRQEHFSTVNMQDWSVNSARVSTPLQPHLNGADLLSQNWLPGEH, from the exons ATGAGATCCCATATTTCTCTCAACTGGGATGACAATAAAAAGAGGGTTGTTGCTAAAAGGGAACAAATTGCCATATCTTGGAGAGATTTGAGTCCATTTATCAATTCTGTTCCGCATTGCCCCAATATCCTGGCTGATATTTGGGCTATTCCTCCTGAAATTTTTGAGTTGAAGGGTTTGACAGAGGTGCTCTCATTTGAG GTTTGGCAGACGCATCTGTCAGAAAAGGAAAGAGACCTTCTTACACAGTTTCTTCCCAGTGGACTGGATGGGCAGCAAGTTGTGCAAGCATTGCTTGCAGGGGATAACTTTCACTTTGGAAATCCTTTTCTCAAATG GGGTGCTTCACTTTGTTCTGGCGATCTTCATCCTGATGCAGTCCTTTCTAAGGAACAGTGTTTAAAGACTAATAAAAAAGCATACTATTTGGAATTGCAAAAGTATCACAATGA TAATATAGCAAATCTGCAGAAGTGGAAGGAGAGATGGGCCATCTGCAAGGATCCAGAAAAGGAAATTGTTCAGAATATATGGAG CAGGTCAAAAAAACATGCAGATGAATCTGGATTTCATGATTCTGAGGAGAATCTTGCAGCCACATCTGAATCTTGTTCTTGGGCTGCAGATGAGAAAGCATGTAGTAGTGATAACCAGAACTCCTCAAGGAAGGATGGAGAACTGCAAAAAGG GAAGGACTTGATGAAGGACAAATGCAAAAGTCCTGTGGCTGCTTCAAATGGGCTTAAGGTGGTAACAAGAACAAGGAAAAGAGTAAAATTCTCCAAGCTTAATATCCACTATGGTGATGGTGCCAAATACATGTCGTATATCAAG ATTAGCAAGAAACAGCATCAACTTGTTAAGAGTATGAAACAGTCTGGTAATAGCATTCAACCTAGGTCGCTTAACCGTGTTCTAGGTGACCTTGATAGTTTTCACATACGACCATATGAAGTatttgaagaagaagagaagaggaAGTTTCATGAGCACTG GTCGCAATTGGCTACTAGAGATCTCCCAGCAGCATTTGCAAACAGGGGAAAGAAACAGTTACAGAGACGGCAAATGACTCAATCTTTGGCACTAGAAATGGAAGAAAGACTGAAGCCTCTGGTGGAG GATGACGAGAAAGAGGGCCCTGATAGCATTCTTCAGGAGCAGGAGGATAATGGAGCAACAGATCATGAACCCACCATGGATGATGATGACAAGCCTGTTCCTGATTCCAATCAGAATCAAACTATACAGCCGATTCCTTTGCTCAATGACAACCTTGAATTTGGTCCTATGGATATGGATCCCGAAAACAACCATGTTGTTTCAAAACTAGATGATGATTCTCCTTCAGAGAAATCTGAGGGCTCGGGAAACTTGAGCCCCGAAGATGTTGCAGTCAGTCAGGGGCTTCCTCTCTCTTCTGGTTGTGATGTTCGTTCAGCATTTAGCATGCCTGATGCTTATTATGGCTCTACTTCTTTAAACCATGAATACACATCCACCAGGGAGTCGTCTCTTGGACATTCACACATCATTGAACAACCGTCCTGCTTGATTGATCTGGAATCTGAGATGCATAAAGAAGGCTCTGGTAAAGACCTGTTGCACAGGGAATCAAATCATGGTCCTTTCTTCAGTCCTTACCCAAACCCTGATCGCAGTGGGCTACTTCAATCTTTTATGAAGGGCCAAGGGATGTTACCATACCATCATGAGCAGGAACAAACTGTGTTAGATTTTCATCCAACAACGAATGTGTTGATTGAAACAGGTCAATTTCCTGGTCATCTGCAAGAGCAACTACAGCTAACACTGCCATTGGAGCAGAGGCAGAAGAGACAGGATGAGATTTACATGCATCAAAATATGCAGGAGAACATGTATTCTGATGTCGGTAGATATTCTATTCCTAGGCAAGAACATTTCTCTACCGTAAATATGCAAGATTGGTCTGTAAATTCTGCCCGTGTTTCAACCCCTCTTCAACCACATTTAAATGGAGCAGATTTGCTAAGTCAGAACTGGCTTCCTGGTGAGCATTGA
- the LOC104881641 gene encoding uncharacterized protein LOC104881641 isoform X4 — protein sequence MLQKKRLSAASIVGCSSHQPSRAKRKSLGSTQCGLNMRSHISLNWDDNKKRVVAKREQIAISWRDLSPFINSVPHCPNILADIWAIPPEIFELKGLTEVLSFEVWQTHLSEKERDLLTQFLPSGLDGQQVVQALLAGDNFHFGNPFLKWGASLCSGDLHPDAVLSKEQCLKTNKKAYYLELQKYHNDNIANLQKWKERWAICKDPEKEIVQNIWRSKKHADESGFHDSEENLAATSESCSWAADEKACSSDNQNSSRKDGELQKGKDLMKDKCKSPVAASNGLKVVTRTRKRVKFSKLNIHYGDGAKYMSYIKISKKQHQLVKSMKQSGNSIQPRSLNRVLGDLDSFHIRPYEVFEEEEKRKFHEHWSQLATRDLPAAFANRGKKQLQRRQMTQSLALEMEERLKPLVEDDEKEGPDSILQEQEDNGATDHEPTMDDDDKPVPDSNQNQTIQPIPLLNDNLEFGPMDMDPENNHVVSKLDDDSPSEKSEGSGNLSPEDVAVSQGLPLSSGCDVRSAFSMPDAYYGSTSLNHEYTSTRESSLGHSHIIEQPSCLIDLESEMHKEGSGKDLLHRESNHGPFFSPYPNPDRSGLLQSFMKGQGMLPYHHEQEQTVLDFHPTTNVLIETGQFPGHLQEQLQLTLPLEQRQKRQDEIYMHQNMQENMYSDVGRYSIPRQEHFSTVNMQDWSVNSARVSTPLQPHLNGADLLSQNWLPGEH from the exons ATGTTACAG AAAAAGCGATTGAGTGCTGCCAGCATTGTAGGTTGCAGTTCTCATCAGCCAAGTCGAGCAAAAAGGAAGAGCCTGGGATCAACACAATGTGGTTTAAACATGAGATCCCATATTTCTCTCAACTGGGATGACAATAAAAAGAGGGTTGTTGCTAAAAGGGAACAAATTGCCATATCTTGGAGAGATTTGAGTCCATTTATCAATTCTGTTCCGCATTGCCCCAATATCCTGGCTGATATTTGGGCTATTCCTCCTGAAATTTTTGAGTTGAAGGGTTTGACAGAGGTGCTCTCATTTGAG GTTTGGCAGACGCATCTGTCAGAAAAGGAAAGAGACCTTCTTACACAGTTTCTTCCCAGTGGACTGGATGGGCAGCAAGTTGTGCAAGCATTGCTTGCAGGGGATAACTTTCACTTTGGAAATCCTTTTCTCAAATG GGGTGCTTCACTTTGTTCTGGCGATCTTCATCCTGATGCAGTCCTTTCTAAGGAACAGTGTTTAAAGACTAATAAAAAAGCATACTATTTGGAATTGCAAAAGTATCACAATGA TAATATAGCAAATCTGCAGAAGTGGAAGGAGAGATGGGCCATCTGCAAGGATCCAGAAAAGGAAATTGTTCAGAATATATGGAG GTCAAAAAAACATGCAGATGAATCTGGATTTCATGATTCTGAGGAGAATCTTGCAGCCACATCTGAATCTTGTTCTTGGGCTGCAGATGAGAAAGCATGTAGTAGTGATAACCAGAACTCCTCAAGGAAGGATGGAGAACTGCAAAAAGG GAAGGACTTGATGAAGGACAAATGCAAAAGTCCTGTGGCTGCTTCAAATGGGCTTAAGGTGGTAACAAGAACAAGGAAAAGAGTAAAATTCTCCAAGCTTAATATCCACTATGGTGATGGTGCCAAATACATGTCGTATATCAAG ATTAGCAAGAAACAGCATCAACTTGTTAAGAGTATGAAACAGTCTGGTAATAGCATTCAACCTAGGTCGCTTAACCGTGTTCTAGGTGACCTTGATAGTTTTCACATACGACCATATGAAGTatttgaagaagaagagaagaggaAGTTTCATGAGCACTG GTCGCAATTGGCTACTAGAGATCTCCCAGCAGCATTTGCAAACAGGGGAAAGAAACAGTTACAGAGACGGCAAATGACTCAATCTTTGGCACTAGAAATGGAAGAAAGACTGAAGCCTCTGGTGGAG GATGACGAGAAAGAGGGCCCTGATAGCATTCTTCAGGAGCAGGAGGATAATGGAGCAACAGATCATGAACCCACCATGGATGATGATGACAAGCCTGTTCCTGATTCCAATCAGAATCAAACTATACAGCCGATTCCTTTGCTCAATGACAACCTTGAATTTGGTCCTATGGATATGGATCCCGAAAACAACCATGTTGTTTCAAAACTAGATGATGATTCTCCTTCAGAGAAATCTGAGGGCTCGGGAAACTTGAGCCCCGAAGATGTTGCAGTCAGTCAGGGGCTTCCTCTCTCTTCTGGTTGTGATGTTCGTTCAGCATTTAGCATGCCTGATGCTTATTATGGCTCTACTTCTTTAAACCATGAATACACATCCACCAGGGAGTCGTCTCTTGGACATTCACACATCATTGAACAACCGTCCTGCTTGATTGATCTGGAATCTGAGATGCATAAAGAAGGCTCTGGTAAAGACCTGTTGCACAGGGAATCAAATCATGGTCCTTTCTTCAGTCCTTACCCAAACCCTGATCGCAGTGGGCTACTTCAATCTTTTATGAAGGGCCAAGGGATGTTACCATACCATCATGAGCAGGAACAAACTGTGTTAGATTTTCATCCAACAACGAATGTGTTGATTGAAACAGGTCAATTTCCTGGTCATCTGCAAGAGCAACTACAGCTAACACTGCCATTGGAGCAGAGGCAGAAGAGACAGGATGAGATTTACATGCATCAAAATATGCAGGAGAACATGTATTCTGATGTCGGTAGATATTCTATTCCTAGGCAAGAACATTTCTCTACCGTAAATATGCAAGATTGGTCTGTAAATTCTGCCCGTGTTTCAACCCCTCTTCAACCACATTTAAATGGAGCAGATTTGCTAAGTCAGAACTGGCTTCCTGGTGAGCATTGA
- the LOC104881641 gene encoding uncharacterized protein LOC104881641 isoform X1 — protein MLQQKKRLSAASIVGCSSHQPSRAKRKSLGSTQCGLNMRSHISLNWDDNKKRVVAKREQIAISWRDLSPFINSVPHCPNILADIWAIPPEIFELKGLTEVLSFEVWQTHLSEKERDLLTQFLPSGLDGQQVVQALLAGDNFHFGNPFLKWGASLCSGDLHPDAVLSKEQCLKTNKKAYYLELQKYHNDNIANLQKWKERWAICKDPEKEIVQNIWSRSKKHADESGFHDSEENLAATSESCSWAADEKACSSDNQNSSRKDGELQKGKDLMKDKCKSPVAASNGLKVVTRTRKRVKFSKLNIHYGDGAKYMSYIKISKKQHQLVKSMKQSGNSIQPRSLNRVLGDLDSFHIRPYEVFEEEEKRKFHEHWSQLATRDLPAAFANRGKKQLQRRQMTQSLALEMEERLKPLVEDDEKEGPDSILQEQEDNGATDHEPTMDDDDKPVPDSNQNQTIQPIPLLNDNLEFGPMDMDPENNHVVSKLDDDSPSEKSEGSGNLSPEDVAVSQGLPLSSGCDVRSAFSMPDAYYGSTSLNHEYTSTRESSLGHSHIIEQPSCLIDLESEMHKEGSGKDLLHRESNHGPFFSPYPNPDRSGLLQSFMKGQGMLPYHHEQEQTVLDFHPTTNVLIETGQFPGHLQEQLQLTLPLEQRQKRQDEIYMHQNMQENMYSDVGRYSIPRQEHFSTVNMQDWSVNSARVSTPLQPHLNGADLLSQNWLPGEH, from the exons ATGTTACAG CAGAAAAAGCGATTGAGTGCTGCCAGCATTGTAGGTTGCAGTTCTCATCAGCCAAGTCGAGCAAAAAGGAAGAGCCTGGGATCAACACAATGTGGTTTAAACATGAGATCCCATATTTCTCTCAACTGGGATGACAATAAAAAGAGGGTTGTTGCTAAAAGGGAACAAATTGCCATATCTTGGAGAGATTTGAGTCCATTTATCAATTCTGTTCCGCATTGCCCCAATATCCTGGCTGATATTTGGGCTATTCCTCCTGAAATTTTTGAGTTGAAGGGTTTGACAGAGGTGCTCTCATTTGAG GTTTGGCAGACGCATCTGTCAGAAAAGGAAAGAGACCTTCTTACACAGTTTCTTCCCAGTGGACTGGATGGGCAGCAAGTTGTGCAAGCATTGCTTGCAGGGGATAACTTTCACTTTGGAAATCCTTTTCTCAAATG GGGTGCTTCACTTTGTTCTGGCGATCTTCATCCTGATGCAGTCCTTTCTAAGGAACAGTGTTTAAAGACTAATAAAAAAGCATACTATTTGGAATTGCAAAAGTATCACAATGA TAATATAGCAAATCTGCAGAAGTGGAAGGAGAGATGGGCCATCTGCAAGGATCCAGAAAAGGAAATTGTTCAGAATATATGGAG CAGGTCAAAAAAACATGCAGATGAATCTGGATTTCATGATTCTGAGGAGAATCTTGCAGCCACATCTGAATCTTGTTCTTGGGCTGCAGATGAGAAAGCATGTAGTAGTGATAACCAGAACTCCTCAAGGAAGGATGGAGAACTGCAAAAAGG GAAGGACTTGATGAAGGACAAATGCAAAAGTCCTGTGGCTGCTTCAAATGGGCTTAAGGTGGTAACAAGAACAAGGAAAAGAGTAAAATTCTCCAAGCTTAATATCCACTATGGTGATGGTGCCAAATACATGTCGTATATCAAG ATTAGCAAGAAACAGCATCAACTTGTTAAGAGTATGAAACAGTCTGGTAATAGCATTCAACCTAGGTCGCTTAACCGTGTTCTAGGTGACCTTGATAGTTTTCACATACGACCATATGAAGTatttgaagaagaagagaagaggaAGTTTCATGAGCACTG GTCGCAATTGGCTACTAGAGATCTCCCAGCAGCATTTGCAAACAGGGGAAAGAAACAGTTACAGAGACGGCAAATGACTCAATCTTTGGCACTAGAAATGGAAGAAAGACTGAAGCCTCTGGTGGAG GATGACGAGAAAGAGGGCCCTGATAGCATTCTTCAGGAGCAGGAGGATAATGGAGCAACAGATCATGAACCCACCATGGATGATGATGACAAGCCTGTTCCTGATTCCAATCAGAATCAAACTATACAGCCGATTCCTTTGCTCAATGACAACCTTGAATTTGGTCCTATGGATATGGATCCCGAAAACAACCATGTTGTTTCAAAACTAGATGATGATTCTCCTTCAGAGAAATCTGAGGGCTCGGGAAACTTGAGCCCCGAAGATGTTGCAGTCAGTCAGGGGCTTCCTCTCTCTTCTGGTTGTGATGTTCGTTCAGCATTTAGCATGCCTGATGCTTATTATGGCTCTACTTCTTTAAACCATGAATACACATCCACCAGGGAGTCGTCTCTTGGACATTCACACATCATTGAACAACCGTCCTGCTTGATTGATCTGGAATCTGAGATGCATAAAGAAGGCTCTGGTAAAGACCTGTTGCACAGGGAATCAAATCATGGTCCTTTCTTCAGTCCTTACCCAAACCCTGATCGCAGTGGGCTACTTCAATCTTTTATGAAGGGCCAAGGGATGTTACCATACCATCATGAGCAGGAACAAACTGTGTTAGATTTTCATCCAACAACGAATGTGTTGATTGAAACAGGTCAATTTCCTGGTCATCTGCAAGAGCAACTACAGCTAACACTGCCATTGGAGCAGAGGCAGAAGAGACAGGATGAGATTTACATGCATCAAAATATGCAGGAGAACATGTATTCTGATGTCGGTAGATATTCTATTCCTAGGCAAGAACATTTCTCTACCGTAAATATGCAAGATTGGTCTGTAAATTCTGCCCGTGTTTCAACCCCTCTTCAACCACATTTAAATGGAGCAGATTTGCTAAGTCAGAACTGGCTTCCTGGTGAGCATTGA
- the LOC104881641 gene encoding uncharacterized protein LOC104881641 isoform X2, producing MLQQKKRLSAASIVGCSSHQPSRAKRKSLGSTQCGLNMRSHISLNWDDNKKRVVAKREQIAISWRDLSPFINSVPHCPNILADIWAIPPEIFELKGLTEVLSFEVWQTHLSEKERDLLTQFLPSGLDGQQVVQALLAGDNFHFGNPFLKWGASLCSGDLHPDAVLSKEQCLKTNKKAYYLELQKYHNDNIANLQKWKERWAICKDPEKEIVQNIWRSKKHADESGFHDSEENLAATSESCSWAADEKACSSDNQNSSRKDGELQKGKDLMKDKCKSPVAASNGLKVVTRTRKRVKFSKLNIHYGDGAKYMSYIKISKKQHQLVKSMKQSGNSIQPRSLNRVLGDLDSFHIRPYEVFEEEEKRKFHEHWSQLATRDLPAAFANRGKKQLQRRQMTQSLALEMEERLKPLVEDDEKEGPDSILQEQEDNGATDHEPTMDDDDKPVPDSNQNQTIQPIPLLNDNLEFGPMDMDPENNHVVSKLDDDSPSEKSEGSGNLSPEDVAVSQGLPLSSGCDVRSAFSMPDAYYGSTSLNHEYTSTRESSLGHSHIIEQPSCLIDLESEMHKEGSGKDLLHRESNHGPFFSPYPNPDRSGLLQSFMKGQGMLPYHHEQEQTVLDFHPTTNVLIETGQFPGHLQEQLQLTLPLEQRQKRQDEIYMHQNMQENMYSDVGRYSIPRQEHFSTVNMQDWSVNSARVSTPLQPHLNGADLLSQNWLPGEH from the exons ATGTTACAG CAGAAAAAGCGATTGAGTGCTGCCAGCATTGTAGGTTGCAGTTCTCATCAGCCAAGTCGAGCAAAAAGGAAGAGCCTGGGATCAACACAATGTGGTTTAAACATGAGATCCCATATTTCTCTCAACTGGGATGACAATAAAAAGAGGGTTGTTGCTAAAAGGGAACAAATTGCCATATCTTGGAGAGATTTGAGTCCATTTATCAATTCTGTTCCGCATTGCCCCAATATCCTGGCTGATATTTGGGCTATTCCTCCTGAAATTTTTGAGTTGAAGGGTTTGACAGAGGTGCTCTCATTTGAG GTTTGGCAGACGCATCTGTCAGAAAAGGAAAGAGACCTTCTTACACAGTTTCTTCCCAGTGGACTGGATGGGCAGCAAGTTGTGCAAGCATTGCTTGCAGGGGATAACTTTCACTTTGGAAATCCTTTTCTCAAATG GGGTGCTTCACTTTGTTCTGGCGATCTTCATCCTGATGCAGTCCTTTCTAAGGAACAGTGTTTAAAGACTAATAAAAAAGCATACTATTTGGAATTGCAAAAGTATCACAATGA TAATATAGCAAATCTGCAGAAGTGGAAGGAGAGATGGGCCATCTGCAAGGATCCAGAAAAGGAAATTGTTCAGAATATATGGAG GTCAAAAAAACATGCAGATGAATCTGGATTTCATGATTCTGAGGAGAATCTTGCAGCCACATCTGAATCTTGTTCTTGGGCTGCAGATGAGAAAGCATGTAGTAGTGATAACCAGAACTCCTCAAGGAAGGATGGAGAACTGCAAAAAGG GAAGGACTTGATGAAGGACAAATGCAAAAGTCCTGTGGCTGCTTCAAATGGGCTTAAGGTGGTAACAAGAACAAGGAAAAGAGTAAAATTCTCCAAGCTTAATATCCACTATGGTGATGGTGCCAAATACATGTCGTATATCAAG ATTAGCAAGAAACAGCATCAACTTGTTAAGAGTATGAAACAGTCTGGTAATAGCATTCAACCTAGGTCGCTTAACCGTGTTCTAGGTGACCTTGATAGTTTTCACATACGACCATATGAAGTatttgaagaagaagagaagaggaAGTTTCATGAGCACTG GTCGCAATTGGCTACTAGAGATCTCCCAGCAGCATTTGCAAACAGGGGAAAGAAACAGTTACAGAGACGGCAAATGACTCAATCTTTGGCACTAGAAATGGAAGAAAGACTGAAGCCTCTGGTGGAG GATGACGAGAAAGAGGGCCCTGATAGCATTCTTCAGGAGCAGGAGGATAATGGAGCAACAGATCATGAACCCACCATGGATGATGATGACAAGCCTGTTCCTGATTCCAATCAGAATCAAACTATACAGCCGATTCCTTTGCTCAATGACAACCTTGAATTTGGTCCTATGGATATGGATCCCGAAAACAACCATGTTGTTTCAAAACTAGATGATGATTCTCCTTCAGAGAAATCTGAGGGCTCGGGAAACTTGAGCCCCGAAGATGTTGCAGTCAGTCAGGGGCTTCCTCTCTCTTCTGGTTGTGATGTTCGTTCAGCATTTAGCATGCCTGATGCTTATTATGGCTCTACTTCTTTAAACCATGAATACACATCCACCAGGGAGTCGTCTCTTGGACATTCACACATCATTGAACAACCGTCCTGCTTGATTGATCTGGAATCTGAGATGCATAAAGAAGGCTCTGGTAAAGACCTGTTGCACAGGGAATCAAATCATGGTCCTTTCTTCAGTCCTTACCCAAACCCTGATCGCAGTGGGCTACTTCAATCTTTTATGAAGGGCCAAGGGATGTTACCATACCATCATGAGCAGGAACAAACTGTGTTAGATTTTCATCCAACAACGAATGTGTTGATTGAAACAGGTCAATTTCCTGGTCATCTGCAAGAGCAACTACAGCTAACACTGCCATTGGAGCAGAGGCAGAAGAGACAGGATGAGATTTACATGCATCAAAATATGCAGGAGAACATGTATTCTGATGTCGGTAGATATTCTATTCCTAGGCAAGAACATTTCTCTACCGTAAATATGCAAGATTGGTCTGTAAATTCTGCCCGTGTTTCAACCCCTCTTCAACCACATTTAAATGGAGCAGATTTGCTAAGTCAGAACTGGCTTCCTGGTGAGCATTGA
- the LOC104881641 gene encoding uncharacterized protein LOC104881641 isoform X3 has product MLQKKRLSAASIVGCSSHQPSRAKRKSLGSTQCGLNMRSHISLNWDDNKKRVVAKREQIAISWRDLSPFINSVPHCPNILADIWAIPPEIFELKGLTEVLSFEVWQTHLSEKERDLLTQFLPSGLDGQQVVQALLAGDNFHFGNPFLKWGASLCSGDLHPDAVLSKEQCLKTNKKAYYLELQKYHNDNIANLQKWKERWAICKDPEKEIVQNIWSRSKKHADESGFHDSEENLAATSESCSWAADEKACSSDNQNSSRKDGELQKGKDLMKDKCKSPVAASNGLKVVTRTRKRVKFSKLNIHYGDGAKYMSYIKISKKQHQLVKSMKQSGNSIQPRSLNRVLGDLDSFHIRPYEVFEEEEKRKFHEHWSQLATRDLPAAFANRGKKQLQRRQMTQSLALEMEERLKPLVEDDEKEGPDSILQEQEDNGATDHEPTMDDDDKPVPDSNQNQTIQPIPLLNDNLEFGPMDMDPENNHVVSKLDDDSPSEKSEGSGNLSPEDVAVSQGLPLSSGCDVRSAFSMPDAYYGSTSLNHEYTSTRESSLGHSHIIEQPSCLIDLESEMHKEGSGKDLLHRESNHGPFFSPYPNPDRSGLLQSFMKGQGMLPYHHEQEQTVLDFHPTTNVLIETGQFPGHLQEQLQLTLPLEQRQKRQDEIYMHQNMQENMYSDVGRYSIPRQEHFSTVNMQDWSVNSARVSTPLQPHLNGADLLSQNWLPGEH; this is encoded by the exons ATGTTACAG AAAAAGCGATTGAGTGCTGCCAGCATTGTAGGTTGCAGTTCTCATCAGCCAAGTCGAGCAAAAAGGAAGAGCCTGGGATCAACACAATGTGGTTTAAACATGAGATCCCATATTTCTCTCAACTGGGATGACAATAAAAAGAGGGTTGTTGCTAAAAGGGAACAAATTGCCATATCTTGGAGAGATTTGAGTCCATTTATCAATTCTGTTCCGCATTGCCCCAATATCCTGGCTGATATTTGGGCTATTCCTCCTGAAATTTTTGAGTTGAAGGGTTTGACAGAGGTGCTCTCATTTGAG GTTTGGCAGACGCATCTGTCAGAAAAGGAAAGAGACCTTCTTACACAGTTTCTTCCCAGTGGACTGGATGGGCAGCAAGTTGTGCAAGCATTGCTTGCAGGGGATAACTTTCACTTTGGAAATCCTTTTCTCAAATG GGGTGCTTCACTTTGTTCTGGCGATCTTCATCCTGATGCAGTCCTTTCTAAGGAACAGTGTTTAAAGACTAATAAAAAAGCATACTATTTGGAATTGCAAAAGTATCACAATGA TAATATAGCAAATCTGCAGAAGTGGAAGGAGAGATGGGCCATCTGCAAGGATCCAGAAAAGGAAATTGTTCAGAATATATGGAG CAGGTCAAAAAAACATGCAGATGAATCTGGATTTCATGATTCTGAGGAGAATCTTGCAGCCACATCTGAATCTTGTTCTTGGGCTGCAGATGAGAAAGCATGTAGTAGTGATAACCAGAACTCCTCAAGGAAGGATGGAGAACTGCAAAAAGG GAAGGACTTGATGAAGGACAAATGCAAAAGTCCTGTGGCTGCTTCAAATGGGCTTAAGGTGGTAACAAGAACAAGGAAAAGAGTAAAATTCTCCAAGCTTAATATCCACTATGGTGATGGTGCCAAATACATGTCGTATATCAAG ATTAGCAAGAAACAGCATCAACTTGTTAAGAGTATGAAACAGTCTGGTAATAGCATTCAACCTAGGTCGCTTAACCGTGTTCTAGGTGACCTTGATAGTTTTCACATACGACCATATGAAGTatttgaagaagaagagaagaggaAGTTTCATGAGCACTG GTCGCAATTGGCTACTAGAGATCTCCCAGCAGCATTTGCAAACAGGGGAAAGAAACAGTTACAGAGACGGCAAATGACTCAATCTTTGGCACTAGAAATGGAAGAAAGACTGAAGCCTCTGGTGGAG GATGACGAGAAAGAGGGCCCTGATAGCATTCTTCAGGAGCAGGAGGATAATGGAGCAACAGATCATGAACCCACCATGGATGATGATGACAAGCCTGTTCCTGATTCCAATCAGAATCAAACTATACAGCCGATTCCTTTGCTCAATGACAACCTTGAATTTGGTCCTATGGATATGGATCCCGAAAACAACCATGTTGTTTCAAAACTAGATGATGATTCTCCTTCAGAGAAATCTGAGGGCTCGGGAAACTTGAGCCCCGAAGATGTTGCAGTCAGTCAGGGGCTTCCTCTCTCTTCTGGTTGTGATGTTCGTTCAGCATTTAGCATGCCTGATGCTTATTATGGCTCTACTTCTTTAAACCATGAATACACATCCACCAGGGAGTCGTCTCTTGGACATTCACACATCATTGAACAACCGTCCTGCTTGATTGATCTGGAATCTGAGATGCATAAAGAAGGCTCTGGTAAAGACCTGTTGCACAGGGAATCAAATCATGGTCCTTTCTTCAGTCCTTACCCAAACCCTGATCGCAGTGGGCTACTTCAATCTTTTATGAAGGGCCAAGGGATGTTACCATACCATCATGAGCAGGAACAAACTGTGTTAGATTTTCATCCAACAACGAATGTGTTGATTGAAACAGGTCAATTTCCTGGTCATCTGCAAGAGCAACTACAGCTAACACTGCCATTGGAGCAGAGGCAGAAGAGACAGGATGAGATTTACATGCATCAAAATATGCAGGAGAACATGTATTCTGATGTCGGTAGATATTCTATTCCTAGGCAAGAACATTTCTCTACCGTAAATATGCAAGATTGGTCTGTAAATTCTGCCCGTGTTTCAACCCCTCTTCAACCACATTTAAATGGAGCAGATTTGCTAAGTCAGAACTGGCTTCCTGGTGAGCATTGA